From Frankiales bacterium, a single genomic window includes:
- the narJ gene encoding nitrate reductase molybdenum cofactor assembly chaperone yields MSDPIATRRLLAACSLLLSYPDEATVERIPLVREHLAVLPAQARDPLARFLDWLASTDVLRAQEHYVEIFDRRRKACLYLTYFLNGDTRGRGMALVGFKEAYQSVGFTIGDGELPDFLPVVLEFGAVGDLKSALGILGRNRAGLELLHHALDGFDSPYAEVAAALLTVVPTGMAGPKAAELAASGPPTEMVGLTPFIPVESLRVGART; encoded by the coding sequence ATGAGCGACCCGATCGCGACCCGTCGCCTGCTCGCGGCGTGCTCGTTGCTGCTCAGCTATCCCGACGAGGCGACGGTGGAGCGCATCCCGCTCGTCCGTGAGCACCTCGCCGTGCTCCCGGCGCAGGCACGCGACCCGCTCGCGCGGTTCCTCGACTGGCTGGCGTCGACCGACGTGCTCCGCGCCCAGGAGCACTACGTCGAGATCTTCGACCGTCGTCGCAAGGCGTGCCTCTACCTCACCTACTTCCTCAACGGCGACACCCGTGGTCGTGGCATGGCGCTCGTGGGCTTCAAGGAGGCCTACCAGAGCGTGGGGTTCACGATCGGCGACGGCGAGCTGCCGGACTTCCTTCCGGTGGTGCTGGAGTTCGGCGCCGTCGGAGACCTCAAGTCGGCGCTCGGGATCCTCGGGCGCAACCGCGCAGGGCTCGAGCTGCTGCACCACGCGCTCGACGGCTTCGACTCGCCGTACGCCGAGGTCGCCGCAGCCCTGCTGACGGTGGTGCCCACCGGCATGGCCGGACCGAAGGCCGCCGAGCTGGCTGCGAGCGGTCCGCCGACCGAGATGGTGGGCCTCACCCCGTTCATCCCCGTCGAGTCGCTGCGAGTGGGAGCCCGGACATGA
- the narH gene encoding nitrate reductase subunit beta has product MTRVMAQVGMVMNLDKCIGCHTCSVTCKQTWTNRRGVEYVWFNNVETRPGQGYPRRYEDQEQWKGGWVLNKRGKLRLRSGSRWHRLTQIFSNPKLPGLDDYYEPWTYDYDTLISSPPMDTVPVARPKSMITGKDMEIRWGANWDDDLGGTAENGHKDPMLKGIEDQVSFEFEKAFMFYLPRICEHCLNPSCVASCPSGAMYKRSEDGIVLVDQDMCRGWRMCVSGCPYKKVYFNHRTGKAEKCTMCYPRIEVGQPTVCSETCVGRLRYLGLFLYDADKVMAAASVENEQDLYEAQLDLLLDPNDPEVIEQALRDGIAEDWIEAAQKSPVYALAKTYKLALPLHPEYRTMPMVWYIPPLSPVVDALANTGHDAEDKGNLFAAIEAMRIPIGYLANLMTAGDVSVVDGVLRRLAAMRAYMRDINLGRDPDESIAEAVGLTGEEVYEMYRLLAIAKYEHRYVIPAAHREAAEALEESPGCSLDYEGGPGMQGTSVNGKGPIPVSIESFHLTKQRAEAEKYANLPEAGGER; this is encoded by the coding sequence ATGACGAGAGTCATGGCCCAGGTGGGCATGGTGATGAACCTCGACAAGTGCATCGGGTGCCACACCTGCTCGGTCACGTGCAAGCAGACGTGGACGAACAGGCGCGGCGTCGAGTACGTGTGGTTCAACAACGTCGAGACGCGCCCCGGTCAGGGCTACCCGCGCCGCTACGAGGACCAGGAGCAGTGGAAGGGTGGATGGGTCCTGAACAAGCGCGGCAAGCTGCGCCTGCGCAGCGGCAGCCGCTGGCACCGGCTCACCCAGATCTTCAGCAACCCCAAGCTCCCCGGTCTGGACGACTACTACGAGCCGTGGACCTACGACTACGACACGCTCATCAGCTCCCCGCCGATGGACACGGTGCCCGTGGCACGGCCGAAGTCGATGATCACCGGCAAGGACATGGAGATCCGCTGGGGCGCGAACTGGGACGACGACCTCGGCGGCACCGCCGAGAACGGGCACAAGGACCCGATGCTCAAGGGCATCGAGGACCAGGTGTCCTTCGAGTTCGAGAAGGCCTTCATGTTCTACCTGCCGCGAATCTGCGAGCACTGCCTCAACCCGTCGTGCGTGGCCTCGTGCCCGTCGGGTGCGATGTACAAGCGGTCCGAGGACGGCATCGTGCTCGTCGACCAGGACATGTGCCGCGGCTGGCGCATGTGCGTCTCGGGCTGCCCCTACAAGAAGGTCTACTTCAACCACCGCACTGGCAAGGCCGAGAAGTGCACGATGTGCTACCCGCGCATCGAGGTCGGCCAGCCCACCGTCTGCTCCGAGACCTGCGTAGGCCGCCTGCGCTACCTCGGCCTCTTCCTCTACGACGCCGACAAGGTGATGGCCGCCGCGTCGGTCGAGAACGAGCAGGACCTCTACGAGGCCCAGCTCGACCTGTTGCTCGACCCGAACGACCCCGAGGTCATCGAGCAGGCGCTGCGTGACGGCATCGCGGAGGACTGGATCGAGGCCGCGCAGAAGTCGCCGGTCTACGCCCTGGCGAAGACCTACAAGCTGGCCCTGCCGCTGCACCCGGAGTACCGCACCATGCCGATGGTCTGGTACATCCCGCCGCTCTCGCCCGTGGTGGATGCGCTGGCCAACACAGGTCACGACGCCGAGGACAAGGGCAACCTGTTCGCGGCGATCGAGGCGATGCGGATCCCGATCGGCTACCTCGCCAACCTCATGACAGCCGGCGACGTGTCCGTCGTCGACGGTGTCCTGCGTCGCCTCGCCGCGATGCGCGCCTACATGCGCGACATCAACCTCGGCCGCGACCCAGACGAGTCGATCGCCGAGGCGGTCGGACTCACCGGCGAGGAGGTCTACGAGATGTACCGGCTGCTGGCGATCGCGAAGTACGAGCACCGCTACGTCATCCCCGCCGCGCACCGGGAGGCGGCGGAGGCGCTCGAGGAGTCGCCGGGCTGCTCGCTGGACTACGAGGGGGGCCCGGGCATGCAGGGCACCTCGGTCAACGGCAAGGGACCGATCCCGGTGTCGATCGAGAGCTTCCACCTCACCAAGCAGCGGGCCGAGGCCGAGAAGTACGCGAACCTGCCCGAGGCCGGGGGAGAGCGATGA
- a CDS encoding hemerythrin domain-containing protein: MCSYCGCRAITVIGQLMSEHEAIINATGLLSRAAAVGDAAAARTAAAVVAALLEPHAVREEVGLFAELRCDSEFTAPIDSLCAEHRELDSLLALVSGGDLEAAATLEMLMRHHIDREENGMFPAAAIALDGETWDLIDARVARSATGEVST; this comes from the coding sequence ATGTGCTCCTACTGCGGGTGCCGCGCCATCACTGTCATCGGTCAGCTCATGTCCGAGCACGAGGCGATCATCAATGCGACCGGCCTGCTCAGCCGCGCGGCAGCCGTGGGGGACGCCGCCGCGGCACGGACCGCGGCAGCAGTGGTCGCTGCGCTGCTCGAGCCGCACGCGGTCCGCGAGGAGGTCGGCCTGTTCGCTGAACTGCGGTGTGATTCGGAGTTCACCGCTCCCATCGACTCGCTCTGTGCGGAGCACCGCGAGCTCGACTCGCTACTCGCCCTTGTGTCCGGCGGGGATCTCGAGGCGGCCGCCACGCTGGAGATGCTGATGCGCCACCACATCGACCGGGAGGAGAACGGGATGTTCCCCGCCGCAGCCATCGCCCTGGACGGGGAGACATGGGATCTCATCGACGCCCGCGTGGCGCGCAGCGCCACAGGTGAGGTGAGCACATGA
- a CDS encoding transcriptional regulator — MLYVEILGPAPARYDTAAVPLSPQRARVLEHLQGSAAAVTVESLATRLVQHPNTARKHLEGLVARGLATRSPAPILGRGRPGWQYTAALGQAEPDPRVRDYAGLAGALAAHISRTSSDPGADALAAGDTWGRSLVTDPSARSPTHARRQVVGLLARLGFDPSGDARGAKVRLRRCPLLDVARAQPDIVCPLHLGLVRGALAELGGDPQRAHLRPFAEPGACLLHLNDPIA; from the coding sequence CTGTTGTACGTGGAAATTCTAGGGCCGGCGCCTGCTCGGTACGACACAGCGGCGGTGCCGCTGTCCCCGCAGCGCGCCCGCGTGCTCGAACATCTGCAGGGGTCCGCTGCGGCGGTCACGGTGGAGTCGCTGGCGACGCGACTGGTCCAGCACCCCAACACGGCGCGCAAACACCTCGAGGGCCTCGTCGCGCGGGGGCTGGCCACGAGGTCACCGGCGCCGATCCTCGGTCGCGGCCGGCCCGGGTGGCAGTACACCGCGGCCCTTGGCCAGGCCGAGCCCGACCCTCGGGTCCGCGACTATGCCGGCCTCGCTGGGGCGCTGGCAGCACACATCTCGCGCACGAGCAGCGACCCTGGGGCTGACGCGCTGGCCGCGGGCGACACCTGGGGTCGCTCACTCGTCACCGACCCGTCGGCCCGGAGCCCCACGCACGCCCGTCGCCAGGTCGTCGGCCTGCTTGCCCGCCTCGGGTTCGACCCCAGCGGCGACGCCCGCGGCGCCAAGGTCCGGTTGCGGCGTTGCCCGCTCCTCGACGTCGCCCGCGCCCAACCCGACATCGTCTGCCCGCTACACCTCGGCCTCGTCCGTGGAGCCCTGGCCGAGCTGGGCGGGGACCCGCAACGCGCCCACCTCCGTCCCTTCGCCGAGCCGGGCGCCTGCCTGCTGCACCTCAACGATCCGATCGCCTGA
- a CDS encoding relaxase domain-containing protein, producing MLSSAKIGRSSWRYYQRSVAGGACEYYAEHGDTPGRWHGSGLAQLGLTAGAEVQERELEALFGRALSPTTGVALGSAWRADAVTGYDLTFSAPKSVSTLWALGDARTMAAIDAAHAAAVNAALGYLETHASLSRRGRDGVEQISLAGFTAACFDHRTSRTGDPQLHTHALVVNKVRCVDGAWRTLDGHEIFHHKKSAGVIYQTALRAELSARLPVSFGPVSEHGQAEIAGVPEPLMAAWSSRTSAVMADAVPTIADAEDALGRPVSAAERARIIKTAVLSTRPAKDAPVPEGDRRALWAAQAAALGFEADAVTDSVRTANAQARNVPVPSGWSGAVLVDSVTEVGRRKAIWSRADLAVAVASRVPTTGDPRLRSAADAVAWVEEITDLALTEVGLSGAVSLGADPSGVSARASDARYASRELVETEARILDRAVTGGFRSPERLRPDFVALLLSGEAGLSEEQARAVVRLIATRDLVTVMTAPAGAGKTTTLAAATVVWGNDWKDVTALAPSARAAAELAKATGAPGQTVARWLLNEATNPTPVKVPSDPGYMRREVVVVDEASMLTTADLDALTAYVAKHRARLVLVGDPGQIGAVNAPGGMFEHLTHKLSGQVIELTELHRFTHPWEAAATLRLRAGDAGVLDIYAQRGRVHPAASSEDAADAVFDRWHTATITGRDALMLARAWTDVNALNARARAVAIATGAVTGPNLAVIATRSASTRGQVEQRSWRAGDVLLAKKNDSRTRIGGETLRNGDRFRVLAASDTGGLVVADLRGRGTLTLPGAYLARHAEYGWAATIDGAQGATADVGIVLARAGLDREHLYVAMSRGRLENHVHTTPELATGDAGPHRHPPTASGTKAGAGPGSRPYPGPLAAGLAEDGQEPWPGSRQGVPAQGDAMTSSSPGVQLARPDLDAALAMLARAVATSGRERAAHALLDPPVHAAREAAWAREEAARPSPAIPREHQRNRDALAGARARRDMAADHVTRVRTELESQRAELERVPFWARKRRTTAEAAVRRSEGDLDQALTYLGTQDATVTQHAAVVDADTTQRDSDETQARRRRRQEWATWDSRDVKDPNVYTGPDDPRLHPTQPTRAQEPFTVDHDPPHRSHSHGHRYGRDHGISR from the coding sequence GTGTTGTCCAGTGCGAAGATCGGTCGTTCCTCCTGGCGGTACTACCAGCGCAGCGTCGCGGGTGGTGCGTGCGAGTACTACGCCGAGCACGGCGACACCCCTGGCCGCTGGCATGGGTCCGGCCTCGCGCAGCTCGGCCTCACAGCAGGTGCCGAGGTGCAGGAGCGTGAACTCGAAGCACTGTTCGGTCGCGCCCTGTCCCCGACAACAGGTGTCGCGCTGGGGTCAGCCTGGCGCGCGGATGCGGTCACGGGGTACGACCTGACGTTCTCGGCGCCGAAGTCGGTGAGCACCCTGTGGGCGTTGGGTGACGCCCGGACGATGGCCGCGATCGACGCGGCACATGCCGCGGCGGTCAACGCCGCGCTCGGCTACCTCGAGACCCATGCGTCGCTGTCGCGACGTGGCCGTGACGGTGTCGAGCAGATCTCCTTGGCTGGGTTCACGGCCGCGTGCTTCGATCATCGGACGTCGCGCACGGGGGATCCGCAGCTGCACACCCATGCCCTGGTGGTGAACAAGGTCCGCTGCGTCGATGGGGCGTGGCGGACGTTGGACGGGCACGAGATCTTCCACCACAAGAAGTCCGCGGGTGTGATCTACCAGACCGCGCTGCGGGCGGAGCTGAGCGCGCGGTTGCCGGTGTCGTTCGGGCCGGTGTCCGAGCACGGTCAGGCCGAGATCGCCGGCGTCCCCGAGCCGCTCATGGCCGCGTGGTCCTCGCGCACGTCCGCGGTGATGGCGGACGCGGTCCCGACGATCGCCGACGCCGAGGACGCCCTCGGCCGCCCGGTGTCCGCGGCGGAGCGCGCGCGGATCATCAAGACGGCGGTGCTCTCGACGAGGCCGGCGAAGGACGCACCCGTCCCCGAGGGTGACCGTCGTGCCCTATGGGCGGCGCAGGCGGCGGCGTTGGGGTTCGAGGCGGACGCGGTGACGGACTCCGTCCGGACCGCGAACGCCCAGGCGAGAAACGTTCCGGTGCCGTCCGGGTGGTCGGGAGCGGTGCTGGTGGACTCGGTGACCGAGGTCGGGCGGCGCAAGGCGATCTGGTCCCGTGCGGACCTGGCCGTCGCGGTCGCGTCGCGGGTCCCGACGACGGGGGACCCCCGGCTGAGGTCGGCGGCCGATGCCGTGGCGTGGGTGGAGGAGATCACCGACCTCGCGCTCACCGAGGTCGGGCTCTCCGGCGCGGTGTCCTTGGGTGCGGACCCGTCCGGGGTGAGCGCGCGCGCTTCCGATGCCCGCTACGCGTCGCGGGAGCTGGTGGAGACCGAGGCTCGGATCCTGGACCGGGCGGTGACGGGTGGGTTCCGGTCCCCGGAGCGGCTGCGCCCGGACTTCGTCGCGTTGCTGCTGTCCGGCGAGGCGGGGCTCTCCGAGGAGCAGGCCCGGGCGGTGGTGCGCCTGATCGCGACTCGTGACCTGGTCACGGTGATGACCGCACCGGCGGGGGCGGGGAAGACCACCACCCTGGCCGCGGCCACGGTGGTCTGGGGCAACGACTGGAAGGACGTGACCGCGCTGGCCCCGTCCGCGCGTGCCGCCGCCGAGCTCGCGAAGGCGACCGGCGCACCGGGTCAGACCGTGGCCCGCTGGCTGCTCAACGAGGCGACCAACCCGACGCCAGTGAAGGTCCCGTCCGATCCGGGATACATGCGGCGAGAGGTGGTCGTGGTCGATGAGGCCTCGATGCTCACCACCGCGGACCTCGACGCCCTCACCGCTTACGTCGCGAAGCACCGAGCACGTCTGGTCCTGGTCGGGGACCCGGGGCAGATCGGTGCGGTCAACGCCCCCGGTGGCATGTTCGAGCACCTCACCCACAAGCTGAGCGGTCAGGTCATCGAGCTTACCGAGCTGCACCGGTTCACCCACCCGTGGGAAGCCGCCGCCACACTGCGCCTACGAGCCGGCGACGCGGGCGTCCTGGACATCTATGCGCAGCGGGGGCGGGTCCACCCGGCGGCGTCGAGTGAGGACGCCGCGGACGCGGTCTTCGACCGCTGGCATACAGCCACGATCACCGGGCGGGATGCGTTGATGCTGGCGCGGGCGTGGACGGACGTGAACGCGCTCAACGCCCGCGCCCGCGCTGTCGCGATCGCCACCGGCGCTGTCACCGGCCCCAACCTCGCCGTCATCGCTACCCGATCGGCGTCGACTCGTGGCCAGGTCGAGCAGCGGTCCTGGCGGGCCGGGGACGTGCTGCTGGCGAAGAAGAACGACAGCCGCACCCGGATCGGGGGCGAGACCCTGCGCAATGGGGACCGGTTCCGCGTCCTGGCCGCCAGCGACACCGGTGGGCTGGTCGTGGCGGACCTGCGTGGCCGCGGCACCCTCACCCTCCCCGGCGCCTACTTGGCCCGGCACGCGGAGTACGGGTGGGCCGCCACGATCGACGGCGCGCAGGGCGCGACCGCGGACGTCGGCATCGTCCTGGCCCGCGCCGGCCTCGACCGGGAGCACCTCTACGTCGCGATGTCGCGCGGGCGCCTGGAGAACCACGTCCACACCACCCCGGAGTTGGCCACCGGAGACGCCGGCCCCCACCGGCACCCGCCGACAGCATCCGGTACGAAGGCCGGGGCAGGGCCAGGGTCGCGTCCATACCCCGGACCCCTGGCCGCCGGGCTGGCGGAAGACGGGCAGGAACCGTGGCCAGGCTCGCGGCAAGGGGTGCCAGCCCAGGGTGACGCCATGACCAGTTCCAGCCCCGGGGTGCAGCTCGCACGGCCCGACCTCGACGCCGCGCTCGCCATGCTCGCCCGCGCGGTCGCGACCAGCGGACGCGAGCGTGCCGCGCACGCCCTCCTCGACCCGCCCGTCCACGCCGCGCGCGAGGCGGCGTGGGCCCGCGAGGAGGCAGCCCGGCCCAGCCCGGCGATCCCGCGCGAGCACCAACGCAACCGCGACGCCCTCGCCGGCGCCCGGGCTCGCCGCGACATGGCAGCCGATCACGTCACCCGCGTCAGGACCGAGCTGGAGTCCCAGCGGGCGGAGCTCGAGCGGGTGCCGTTCTGGGCCCGCAAACGCCGCACCACCGCAGAGGCTGCGGTGCGGCGCAGCGAAGGCGACCTCGACCAGGCTCTGACCTACCTCGGGACCCAGGACGCCACCGTCACCCAACACGCCGCCGTCGTCGACGCCGACACCACCCAGCGCGACAGCGACGAGACCCAGGCTCGGCGACGCCGCCGCCAGGAGTGGGCCACCTGGGACAGCAGAGACGTGAAGGACCCCAACGTCTACACCGGCCCCGACGACCCCCGGCTCCACCCCACCCAGCCCACGCGGGCACAGGAACCGTTCACCGTCGACCACGACCCACCCCACCGCAGCCACAGCCACGGCCACCGCTATGGACGCGACCACGGGATCAGCCGATGA
- a CDS encoding DUF488 family protein, whose amino-acid sequence MSHPHKIRVGHAYDGRVWGDGARVLVDRLWPRGLSHVRADLDEWCKTVAPSVELRTWYGHDPELFEQFRERYRTELEDPERIEAVRHLRTLAKRRNVTLLTASRRLETSHAIVLVDLLGEQGATG is encoded by the coding sequence ATGTCACACCCGCACAAGATCCGAGTGGGACACGCCTACGACGGGCGCGTGTGGGGCGACGGCGCCAGGGTGCTCGTCGACCGGCTCTGGCCTCGAGGCCTGTCCCACGTGAGGGCGGATCTCGACGAGTGGTGCAAGACCGTCGCCCCGTCGGTGGAACTCCGCACCTGGTATGGACACGACCCCGAACTGTTCGAACAGTTCCGCGAGCGATACCGGACCGAGCTCGAGGATCCCGAACGAATCGAAGCCGTGCGCCACCTGCGTACCCTCGCCAAGCGCAGGAACGTCACGCTGCTCACTGCCTCCAGGCGCCTCGAGACCAGTCATGCGATCGTGCTCGTCGACCTGCTCGGAGAGCAGGGCGCTACGGGCTGA
- a CDS encoding LuxR family transcriptional regulator, with the protein MNKISLDAVAREQLRLAHRAASGRSAETVYGGHERVLRQTLIALTADTTMAEHESPGDATLLVVVGRVRLSSGSDEWEGRAGDLLVIPAARHTLDALEDSAVLLTVAKTP; encoded by the coding sequence ATGAACAAGATCTCGCTCGACGCCGTCGCCCGCGAACAGCTGAGGCTCGCCCATCGCGCGGCCAGCGGACGCAGCGCCGAAACGGTCTACGGAGGTCACGAACGCGTGCTGCGCCAGACCCTGATCGCCCTGACCGCGGACACCACCATGGCCGAGCACGAGAGCCCCGGTGACGCGACCCTCCTCGTGGTTGTCGGCCGTGTCCGACTCTCCTCCGGCAGCGACGAGTGGGAGGGGCGGGCCGGGGACCTGCTCGTGATCCCCGCGGCACGCCACACCCTCGACGCGCTCGAGGACTCCGCCGTCCTGCTCACCGTGGCCAAGACCCCATGA
- a CDS encoding tellurite resistance protein permease, with amino-acid sequence MHNGSSADASHEILHHVTAAATPHVTESRAQRIRAGVSGLHPGYFALVMATGIMSIGTSTAGVGWLSLSLLWLAVICYVILVLLLACRLIAFRHDLVNDLSDPARAFGFFTFVAATNVIGARLVGDGHREVVVGLLAVSSLAWLFLGYLIPAMVAHRPRTDPALRGVNGSWFIWVVASQSIAVLAATLEPQVDVGRRELALVAVFSWSVGLFLYGTVGVLVVVRLLMFKIQPVEATPPYWVAMGATAISVVAGSKIVEMAKAPMVTATSALIAGLAVLFWAFGTWLIPALLAVGYWRHFRHRVPLVYEPSMWSIVFPLGMYGVGSAYLGEVDDLPIVKAIGHAEIWVALAVWAIVFGAMLHHLARTVFRADPPR; translated from the coding sequence ATGCACAACGGCAGCTCGGCAGACGCGTCGCACGAGATACTCCACCACGTGACCGCGGCAGCAACCCCGCACGTGACTGAGTCTCGGGCGCAGCGCATCCGCGCCGGGGTGAGCGGCCTTCACCCTGGCTACTTCGCCCTGGTCATGGCCACGGGCATCATGTCGATCGGAACCAGCACCGCCGGGGTGGGCTGGCTGTCGCTGTCACTGCTGTGGCTGGCCGTGATCTGCTACGTCATCCTGGTGCTGCTCCTCGCATGTCGCCTGATCGCCTTCCGGCACGACCTGGTGAACGACCTCAGCGATCCGGCGAGAGCCTTCGGGTTCTTCACGTTCGTGGCCGCCACGAACGTGATCGGAGCCCGGCTGGTCGGCGATGGGCATCGCGAGGTCGTCGTCGGGCTGCTGGCGGTGTCGTCCCTGGCTTGGCTCTTTCTGGGGTACTTGATCCCGGCCATGGTGGCGCACCGGCCCAGGACCGACCCGGCGTTGCGCGGGGTCAACGGGAGCTGGTTCATCTGGGTCGTTGCCAGCCAGTCCATCGCCGTGCTGGCTGCGACCCTCGAGCCACAGGTCGACGTGGGCCGGCGCGAGCTGGCGCTCGTCGCGGTGTTCTCCTGGTCGGTCGGGCTGTTCCTCTACGGCACCGTCGGTGTGCTGGTGGTCGTCCGGCTGCTGATGTTCAAGATTCAACCGGTTGAGGCCACCCCGCCGTACTGGGTGGCGATGGGTGCCACCGCTATCAGCGTGGTGGCGGGGTCGAAGATCGTCGAGATGGCGAAGGCACCCATGGTCACGGCCACCAGCGCCCTGATCGCTGGCCTGGCCGTGCTGTTCTGGGCCTTCGGAACGTGGCTGATCCCGGCGCTGCTCGCCGTCGGCTATTGGCGGCATTTCCGGCACCGCGTCCCGCTGGTGTACGAGCCCTCGATGTGGAGCATCGTGTTCCCACTCGGCATGTACGGCGTCGGCTCTGCGTACCTCGGTGAGGTTGACGACCTGCCGATCGTCAAGGCCATCGGTCACGCCGAGATCTGGGTGGCGCTGGCGGTGTGGGCGATCGTCTTCGGTGCGATGCTGCACCACCTCGCGCGCACCGTGTTCAGGGCCGACCCACCTCGTTGA
- a CDS encoding DUF2249 domain-containing protein yields MVLASSEAESDAVAAVVRHHAELAGALTSLTDALLTAAAGVRGVAVNAADTARHRLLDFCTGELLAHAAAEESTLYPAAVSDERARLLVESMLAEHRVLESLVAEVRATENPVRAAAGANALRVLFDVHLAKENDLLLPRIAADPSVSLTKILTGMHELLGADEQHVREDPPDHRDRPAAATVSAETHGAACGCGGSDGDQDAPVLDVRDVPHAIRHATVFGAVGAVPLAGSLVLVAPHDPLPLLRQLEEREPGAFGVSYDQRGPDAWRVRLTRTR; encoded by the coding sequence GTGGTCCTCGCGTCAAGCGAGGCCGAGTCCGACGCCGTGGCCGCCGTCGTCCGACACCACGCCGAACTCGCCGGCGCCCTGACCTCGCTCACGGACGCGCTCCTGACCGCCGCCGCGGGCGTGCGCGGAGTGGCTGTGAACGCCGCGGACACCGCCCGGCACCGCCTGCTGGACTTCTGCACCGGCGAGCTGCTTGCGCACGCAGCGGCGGAGGAGTCCACCCTGTACCCGGCGGCCGTGTCCGACGAGCGAGCCCGGCTCCTAGTCGAGTCGATGCTCGCCGAGCACCGGGTCCTAGAGAGCCTGGTCGCAGAGGTCCGTGCGACCGAGAACCCGGTGCGAGCGGCCGCGGGGGCGAACGCCCTGCGCGTGCTGTTCGATGTACATCTCGCCAAGGAGAACGACCTGCTCCTGCCGCGGATCGCCGCCGACCCGTCGGTGTCGTTGACCAAGATCCTGACCGGGATGCACGAACTGCTCGGAGCCGACGAGCAACACGTACGGGAAGATCCCCCGGACCATCGCGATCGCCCGGCCGCAGCGACAGTTTCCGCCGAGACTCATGGGGCGGCGTGCGGCTGCGGTGGGTCGGACGGCGACCAGGACGCGCCGGTCCTCGACGTCCGAGACGTTCCGCACGCCATCCGACATGCGACGGTCTTCGGTGCCGTCGGTGCGGTTCCCCTCGCGGGCTCCCTCGTCCTGGTCGCGCCTCACGACCCGCTACCCCTGCTCAGGCAGCTCGAGGAGCGGGAGCCCGGCGCCTTCGGAGTGTCCTACGACCAGCGCGGACCCGACGCCTGGCGGGTCCGGCTCACCCGGACCCGCTAG
- the narI gene encoding respiratory nitrate reductase subunit gamma, with the protein MTATQTFLWVVLPYVTTVAFAIGMFWRYRYDQYGWTTRSSQMYESRLLRIGSPLFHFGILMALGGHILGLVVPEGWTSAVGVSEHLYHVAAVTFGVIAAVMVVVGLAILIYRRRTVGRVFTVTTRMDKLMYVMLAAVVLLGVYNTVAINLLNVTGEYPGGYNYRETVAVWFRSLFVFSPDASGMVLAPPSFQIHAVLAMLLFALIPFTRLVHIFSAPVGYLTRPYLVYRSRDPEGSARAPRRGWEPVQHK; encoded by the coding sequence ATGACCGCCACCCAGACCTTCCTGTGGGTCGTGCTGCCCTACGTGACCACGGTTGCGTTCGCGATCGGCATGTTCTGGCGCTACCGCTACGACCAGTACGGCTGGACCACCCGCTCGTCGCAGATGTACGAGTCGCGTCTGCTCCGCATCGGCAGCCCCCTGTTCCACTTCGGCATCCTCATGGCTCTCGGCGGGCACATCCTCGGACTCGTCGTGCCCGAGGGCTGGACCAGCGCGGTAGGCGTGAGCGAGCACCTCTACCACGTGGCCGCGGTGACGTTCGGCGTGATCGCGGCGGTCATGGTCGTGGTGGGTCTTGCGATCCTGATCTACCGCCGGCGCACCGTCGGCCGCGTCTTCACCGTGACAACGCGCATGGACAAGCTCATGTACGTGATGCTCGCAGCTGTCGTGCTGCTGGGGGTCTACAACACCGTGGCGATCAACCTGCTCAACGTGACGGGCGAGTACCCGGGCGGTTACAACTACCGCGAGACGGTCGCCGTCTGGTTCCGCAGCCTGTTCGTCTTCAGCCCCGACGCGAGCGGCATGGTGCTCGCACCGCCGTCGTTCCAGATCCACGCGGTGCTCGCCATGCTGCTCTTCGCGCTGATCCCGTTCACGAGGCTCGTGCACATCTTCAGCGCCCCGGTCGGTTACCTGACGCGGCCCTACCTCGTCTACCGCAGCCGCGACCCCGAGGGCTCAGCGCGCGCGCCGCGCCGCGGATGGGAGCCGGTGCAACACAAGTGA
- a CDS encoding Rieske 2Fe-2S domain-containing protein, protein MTWLTVRELRDLEPDVPLGILVEGVAVCLVYTCGEIYAVHDECTHAAVPLSEGDVADRTIECWMHGSRFDLRTGAALNLPATKPVRTYPARLLNGRVQILPP, encoded by the coding sequence ATGACGTGGCTAACCGTTCGCGAGCTCCGTGACCTTGAACCCGATGTCCCACTCGGAATCCTTGTCGAGGGCGTCGCGGTCTGCCTCGTGTACACGTGCGGGGAGATCTACGCCGTGCACGACGAGTGCACCCACGCGGCCGTGCCTCTGTCCGAGGGAGATGTCGCCGACCGTACGATCGAGTGCTGGATGCACGGGTCAAGGTTCGACTTGCGTACCGGAGCCGCGCTGAACCTGCCGGCAACCAAACCAGTCAGGACGTACCCCGCTCGCTTGCTCAACGGGCGCGTCCAGATTTTGCCGCCATGA